In Caproiciproducens sp. NJN-50, the following are encoded in one genomic region:
- a CDS encoding XkdQ/YqbQ family protein: MLTINGEDVSEIACNVKYETRWNDGAGKFTFEYPAALGKLYPNGSTVIFYFGSVNVFYGFLFSTKKDNKKYSCTAYDQLRYFKSSNSIIRPNGTTLTSWVNTVAYDCGDRIRLGTIESTEYQLGKYLYDNKSHLDMIYMSIQDNLVGNGYWYVFRDSFGALELRDIYNLRLPIIIGDGSLAKDYEYEKSIDSDTYNFAVVAKDDSSKGVRNTYVAKDDSTIKKWGKLMIYDKVSADLNDAQLASRANRLLGIKNRETETLENVDCAGDSRVMAGNSIRVVISSIGLDAWAVVDHAVHEYKSTEHTMKLDLMFSYAGTAVS, from the coding sequence ATGCTGACGATTAACGGCGAAGATGTATCCGAAATTGCATGTAATGTCAAATATGAAACACGCTGGAACGACGGGGCCGGGAAGTTTACGTTTGAATATCCTGCGGCGCTTGGGAAACTTTACCCAAACGGTTCAACAGTCATTTTCTATTTCGGCTCCGTCAATGTGTTTTACGGGTTCCTTTTTTCCACAAAAAAAGACAACAAAAAATATTCCTGTACGGCATACGATCAACTGCGCTATTTTAAAAGCTCAAATTCAATCATCCGGCCTAACGGAACGACGCTGACAAGCTGGGTAAACACGGTAGCCTATGATTGCGGGGACCGGATCAGGCTTGGCACGATAGAAAGCACGGAATATCAGCTTGGAAAGTATCTTTATGACAACAAATCCCACCTGGATATGATCTATATGTCGATTCAAGACAACCTTGTCGGGAATGGATATTGGTACGTCTTCCGTGACAGCTTCGGCGCGCTGGAACTGCGGGATATTTACAATCTTCGGCTGCCTATCATCATCGGGGACGGATCGCTTGCGAAGGATTACGAATACGAAAAGTCGATTGACAGCGACACCTATAATTTCGCGGTTGTGGCAAAAGACGATTCCAGTAAAGGGGTACGGAATACTTACGTTGCAAAGGACGATAGCACCATTAAAAAATGGGGTAAACTGATGATCTATGACAAGGTTTCCGCAGACCTGAACGACGCGCAGCTTGCTTCCCGTGCCAACCGGCTTCTCGGGATCAAAAACCGTGAGACTGAAACGCTGGAAAACGTCGATTGCGCCGGAGATTCAAGGGTAATGGCCGGAAACAGTATCCGCGTGGTTATTTCATCCATTGGCCTTGACGCCTGGGCTGTTGTAGATCACGCGGTACATGAATACAAAAGCACGGAACATACGATGAAACTTGACCTAATGTTTTCATATGCAGGAACGGCGGTGAGCTGA
- a CDS encoding DUF2634 domain-containing protein, with product MSVLKTYGLETEDIFHPSKTWKIDGDHIYGTADGIDAVLQAVQLILSVERFEYPIYSTDYGMESSDLIGKSREYVSGDLQRRISETLAEDDRITGISNFDITFSGETATATFTVNTIFGNIENQEVTVQNG from the coding sequence ATGAGTGTTTTAAAAACCTACGGATTAGAAACAGAAGATATCTTCCATCCATCAAAAACGTGGAAAATAGACGGGGACCATATCTATGGCACGGCTGACGGAATCGATGCAGTGTTACAGGCCGTACAACTCATTTTATCCGTAGAGCGATTCGAGTATCCGATTTATTCAACGGACTACGGGATGGAATCGTCAGACCTGATCGGAAAAAGCCGTGAATATGTCAGCGGAGATTTGCAGCGCAGAATATCTGAAACGTTGGCAGAGGACGACCGCATAACCGGAATTTCTAATTTCGATATCACGTTTTCCGGTGAAACCGCAACAGCCACATTTACCGTAAATACCATATTCGGAAATATAGAAAATCAGGAGGTGACGGTGCAAAATGGCTAG
- a CDS encoding baseplate J/gp47 family protein, whose amino-acid sequence MLALVPDTVDKREGSIIYNTLSPCAFLMAQQSYMIAYLMALMFADTAEEEWLDRVVTDFGVTREAATYAVRQINLFDSSGAAMDAAIGNRFQINDVSFALTEKITTGQYKATCEQAGSSGNLYSGAILNADNINNFGSATLIATPLISARDDETDDDLRTRFYEKVRQSAFGGNIADYEEKVLAIDGVGAVEVFPAHIMGTAGAVGLVIGDEDGKTASSTLVNTVQTEMGTDGDGIAPIGHTVTVETSTDLTIDVSAEIQIKTGSSFATIQPVVVQAITDYINAVGFKDPTIFYAKLQAAILDSHSDIVDIGAVTINGAAQNLALSKTFASYQVPVVGTITVTEVSG is encoded by the coding sequence ATGCTTGCGCTGGTCCCTGACACGGTTGACAAACGGGAAGGAAGTATTATTTATAACACTTTGTCCCCCTGTGCGTTCCTGATGGCGCAGCAGTCCTATATGATTGCCTACCTGATGGCCTTGATGTTTGCTGACACGGCGGAAGAGGAATGGCTGGACCGGGTTGTTACAGATTTTGGCGTTACGCGCGAAGCAGCTACTTACGCCGTTCGGCAGATCAATTTATTTGACAGCTCCGGCGCGGCAATGGATGCGGCAATAGGCAACCGATTTCAAATTAACGATGTTTCATTCGCGCTGACTGAAAAAATCACCACAGGCCAATATAAGGCCACTTGCGAACAGGCCGGTTCTTCCGGCAATCTGTATTCCGGGGCAATTCTTAACGCAGACAACATCAATAATTTTGGGAGCGCCACATTGATAGCGACTCCCTTAATTTCCGCCCGTGATGATGAAACGGACGATGATTTAAGGACAAGATTTTATGAAAAGGTCCGCCAATCCGCTTTTGGCGGCAACATTGCGGATTATGAAGAAAAAGTCCTTGCAATTGATGGAGTGGGTGCCGTTGAAGTATTTCCGGCGCATATCATGGGGACCGCCGGAGCCGTTGGACTCGTCATAGGCGACGAAGACGGCAAAACCGCATCAAGCACATTAGTGAATACCGTTCAGACCGAAATGGGAACGGACGGCGACGGGATCGCCCCAATCGGGCATACGGTTACGGTCGAAACATCAACGGATCTGACGATTGATGTTTCCGCCGAGATACAGATCAAGACCGGATCTAGCTTCGCCACAATCCAGCCTGTGGTTGTTCAGGCGATCACAGATTATATTAACGCTGTCGGGTTTAAAGACCCGACAATTTTTTATGCCAAACTTCAAGCGGCGATCCTAGACAGCCACAGCGATATTGTAGATATCGGCGCGGTTACGATCAATGGAGCAGCACAGAATCTTGCATTGTCAAAAACATTCGCGTCGTATCAGGTTCCGGTGGTCGGCACGATCACGGTCACGGAGGTGTCTGGCTGA